A section of the Tenrec ecaudatus isolate mTenEca1 chromosome 10, mTenEca1.hap1, whole genome shotgun sequence genome encodes:
- the LOC142458753 gene encoding LOW QUALITY PROTEIN: tubulin gamma-1 chain-like (The sequence of the model RefSeq protein was modified relative to this genomic sequence to represent the inferred CDS: inserted 3 bases in 2 codons) produces the protein MPRLGCGAAAGREEAHTAHAQMEPPRQQPARARAPHVLRAPLPGGPLRAPNSCRARGPQAPASIGAAMPREIITLQLGQCGNQIGFEFWKQHGISPEGIVEEFATEGTDRKDVFFYQADDEHYIPRAVLLDLEPRVIHSILNSPYAKLYNPENIYLSEHGGGVGNNWASGFSQDEKIHEDIFDITDREADGSDSLEGFVLCHSIAGGTALAXGLYLLDRLNDRYPKKLVQMYSVFPNQDEMSDVVVQPYNSLLTLQRLTQNADCVVVLDNTPXDRLHIQNRSFSQINQLVSTIMSASTTTLRYPGYMNPPDHGPVGKGSPQSPRLRVWSLSPSCPLYPQVASVRKTTVLDVMRRLLQPKNVMVSTGRDRQTNHCYIAILNIIQGEVDPTQVHKSLQRIRERKLANFIPWGPASIQVALSRKSPYLPSAHRVSGLMMANHTSISSLFERTYRQYDKLRKREAFLEQFRKEDIFKNFDELDTSREAVQELIDEYHAATRPDWGTQE, from the exons ATGCCCAGGCTGGGCTGCGGGGCTGCGGCCGGCCGAGAGGAGGCCCACACTGCACACGCGCAGATGGAGCCCCCGCGTCAGCAGCCAGCCAGAGCGCGCGCTCCCCACGTCCTGCGCGCCCCGCTGCCGGGCGGTCCTCTGCGGGCCCCTAACTCCTGCCGGGCTCGGGGACCCCAGGCTCCTGCATCCATCGGAGCAGCGATGCCCCGGGAGATCATCaccttgcagctgggccagtgcGGCAACCAGA TTGGGTTCGAGTTCTGGAAACAGCATGGCATCAGCCCCGAGGGCATCGTGGAGGAGTTCGCCACTGAAGGCACAGACCGAAAAGACGTCTTTTTCTATCAG GCAGACGATGAGCACTACATCCCCAGGGCGGTGCTGCTGGACCTGGAGCCCAGGGTGATCCACTCCATCCTCAACTCCCCCTATGCCAAGCTCTACAACCCGGAGAACATCTACCTGTCGGAGCATGGCGGTGGCGTGGGCAACAACTGGGCCAGCGGATTCTCCCAG GATGAAAAAATCCACGAAGACATTTTTGACATCACAGACAGAGAAGCAGATGGGAGTGACAGCCTAGAG gggtttgtgCTGTGTCATTCCATAGCCGGAGGGACCGCTCTGGC TGGGCTCTACCTCCTGGATCGGCTGAATGACAG GTACCCCAAGAAGCTGGTGCAGATGTACTCGGTGTTCCCCAACCAGGACGAGATGAGCGACGTGGTGGTGCAGCCGTATAACTCGCTGCTCACGCTCCAGAGGCTGACCCAGAACGCGGACTGCGTG GTGGTGCTGGACAACACGC GGGACCGCCTGCACATCCAGAACCGGTCCTTCTCCCAGATCAACCAGCT GGTGTCCACCATCATGTCAGCCAGCACCACCACCCTGCGCTATCCCGGCTACATGAACCCCCCTGACCACGGACCAGTCGGTAAGGGCAGCCCTCAGAGCCCACGCT TGAGGGTCTGGTCCCTGTCCCCGTCCTGTCCCCTGTACCCTCAGGTGGCCAGTGTGAGGAAGACCACGGTCCTGGATGTCATGAGGCGGCTACTGCAGCCCAAGAACGTGATGGTGTCCACAGGCCGGGACCGCCAGACCAACCACTGCTACATCGCCATCCTCAACATCATCCAGGGCGAGGTGGACCCCACCCAG GTGCACAAGAGCCTGCAGAGGATCCGGGAACGCAAGTTGGCCAACTTCATCCCCTGGGGCCCAGCCAGCATCCAGGTGGCCCTGTCTCGGAAGTCTCCTTACCTGCCCTCAGCCCACCGGGTCAGCGGGCTCATGATGGCCAACCACACCAGCATCTCCTCG CTCTTCGAGCGGACCTACCGCCAGTATGACAAGCTGCGGAAGCGGGAGGCCTTCCTGGAGCAGTTCCGCAAGGAGGACATCTTCAAGAACTTCGACGAGCTGGACACGTCCCGGGAGGCGGTGCAGGAGCTCATCGACGAGTACCACGCGGCCACGCGGCCGGACTGGGGCACCCAGGAGtga
- the PLEKHH3 gene encoding LOW QUALITY PROTEIN: pleckstrin homology domain-containing family H member 3 (The sequence of the model RefSeq protein was modified relative to this genomic sequence to represent the inferred CDS: deleted 1 base in 1 codon) → MPLPGGLWWLLCCRRGFTLLHRDYGDGELSGDGDEDEDEETFELRTPNPAGGGRGPLDVTLTQPARTGPVSDRLPSSDETRSLIPEKGPPDDDPDVVVKGWLYREPRGGGARPWLPPRRAWFVLTRDSLDQYSSSGDGARHLGSLVLTSLCAVTGPERRPKETGLWSVTVSGRKHSVWLCSTRQTEAERWGVALREVIAAKAPLETPTQLLLRDIQESCQDQEAVALIYHRNPILRHTSGALYAPLLPLPYGANAPGPGYAPLREEAVRLFLALQALEGVRSPGPLMQGVLQTCRDLPALQDELFLQLAKQTSGPTGPPGPPATHDPATLRYWQLLTCMSCTFRPGGAVRGHLLGHLERTERALPDSELAEYARFIRRALGRTRSRELVPSLAEISALSRRQELLCTVHCPGAGACPVAIDSHTTAGEVARELVGRLGLTRSRNSFALYEQHGAQERALAGGTLVADVLTRFENLAAGDEAGLVDTPDSGWKLCLRLHGPLHPEGLSPDGHELPFLFEQAHALLLRGRPPPRDHTLRALAALRLQSLHPDFSPRAPPPPLDRLLPRAAPPPEAPPRAAPRPLPSAALLAGAFWSPGLAKRRAERAWRGGGAGSAGRDGGGGGEGGGGGPGTATALLGGWKRLRGMGRAEAMAAYLALAAQCPGFGAARYDVLELSTEPGGGPPQKLCLGLGAKAMSLSRPGETEPIHSVSYGHVAACQLTGPHTMALRVGESQLVLQSPQVEEIMQLVNAYLASPSPERPCSSPSPCQDQPDISPPSQHPGLEEPQQRQSGCLGQLQD, encoded by the exons ATGCCTCTCCCCGGGGGATTGTGGTGGCTCCTCTGCTGCCGTCGAGGCTTCACCCTTCTGCACCGGGACTACGGGGACGGCGAGCTTAGTGGGGACGGGGACGAGGACGAGGACGAGGAGACTTTTGAGCTTCGGACTCCGAATCCGGCGGGCGGCGGGAGG GGACCCCTGGACGTGACGCTGACTCAGCCAGCAAGAACCGGGCCCGTCTCCGACAG GCTGCCGAGTTCAGATGAGACCCGGAGCCTCATTCCCGAGAAGGGGCCGCCGGATGACGACCCGGACGTCGTCGTGAAAG GCTGGCTGTACCGTGAGCCCCGCGGAGGAGGGGCGCGGCCCTGGCTGCCCCCACGCCGGGCTTGGTTCGTACTCACGCGGGACTCCCTGGACCAGTACAGCAGCAGCGGGGACGGGGCGCGGCACCTCGGGAGCCTGGTGCTCACCAGTTTGTGCGCTGTGACCGGGCCGGAACGCAGGCCCAAAGAGACCG GTCTATGGTCAGTGACCGTGTCTGGCCGCAAACACAGTGTGTGGCTCTGCTCAACACGCCAGACAGAAGCTGAACGCTGGGGGGTGGCGCTGCGAGAAGTGATCGCAGCCAAGGCCCCGCTGGAGACCCCCACCCAGCTACTGCTCAGGGACATTCAG GAGAGCTGTCAGGACCAGGAGGCTGTGGCCCTCATTTACCACCGCAACCCTATCCTGAGGCACACGAGTGGGGCCTTGTATGCCCCACTCCTGCCCTTGCCCTATGGAGCGAATGCCCCAG GTCCGGGCTATGCGCCCTTGAGGGAGGAGGCAGTGCGGCTGTTCTTGGCGCTGCAGGCCCTGGAGGGGGTGCGGAGCCCCGGGCCCCTGATGCAAGGTGTGCTCCAGACCTGTCGGGACCTGCCGGCACTGCAGGATGAGCTCTTCTTGCAGCTGGCTAAGCAGACCTCGGGCCCCACGGGCCCTCCCGGGCCGCCTGCGACCCATGACCCTGCGACCCTGCGGTACTGGCAGCTCCTCACCTGCATGAGTTGCACCTTCAGGCCTGGGGGAGCCGTGCGCGGGCACCTCCTGGGGCATCTGGAGAG AACCGAGCGGGCCCTCCCAGATTCAGAGCTGGCTGAATATGCGCGCTTCATCAGAAGAGCACTGGGCCGGACACGCAGCCGTGAGCTGGTGCCTTCGTTGGCGGAGATTTCCGCGCTGAGCCGGCGGCAGGAGCTGCTGTGCACAGTACACTGTCCCGGGGCTGGTGCCTGCCCAGTGGCCATCGATTCGCACACCACTGCCGGGGAG gtgGCGAGAGAGCTAGTGGGGCGATTGGGCTTGACCCGGAGCCGCAACTCTTTCGCGCTGTATGAACAGCATGGGGCGCAGGAGCGAGCCCTGGCTGGGGGGACCCTCGTGGCCGACGTGCTCACCAGGTTTGAGAA TTTGGCCGCAGGAGATGAAGCCGGGCTGGTGGACACGCCAGACTCGGGCTGGAAACTGTGTCTGCGTCTTCACGGACCTCTGCACCCCGAGGGGCTGTCCCCAGACGGTCACGAACTGCCTTTCCTCTTCGAGCAG GCTCACGCTCTGCTGCTGCGCGGCCGGCCGCCCCCTCGCGACCACACGCTGCGCGCCCTGGCGGCGCTGCGCCTGCAGAGCCTGCACCCGGACTTCTCGCCGCGCGCGCCCCCACCGCCCCTGGACCGCCTGCTGCCGCGCGCCGCCCCGCCGCCCGAGGCTCCGCCGCGCGCCGCCCCCAGGCCCCTGCCCTCCGCCGCCCTGCTGGCCGGGGCCttctggagcccaggcctggccaAGCGGCGGGCGGAGCGAGCCTGGCGCGGCGGCGGGGCGGGAAGCGCGGGCCGcgacggaggaggaggaggagaaggaggaggtggcGGCCCCGGCACCGCGACGGCCCTGCTGGGCGGCTGGAAGCGGCTTCGGGGCATGGGCCGAGCGGAGGCCATGGCTGCCTACCTAGCTCTGGCAGCGCAGTGTCCGGGGTTCGGCGCTGCTCGGTATGACGTTCTGGAGCTGAGCACg GAGCCTGGTGGAGGCCCTCCACAGAAGTTATGCCTGGGCCTGGGCGCCAAGGCCATGTCCCTCTCCCGCCCGGGAGAGACAGAGCCCATCCACAGCGTCAGCTATGGCCATGTGGCCGCCTGCCAGCTAACGGGGCCCCATACCATGGCGTTGAGGGTGGGAGAGAGCCAACTTGTCCTGCAAAGTCCCCAG GTGGAAGAGATCATGCAGCTGGTGAATGCCTACTTGGCCAGCCCCTCCCCCGAGAGGCCCTGTAGCAGCCCTTCACCATGCCAAGACCAGCCAGACATCTCCCCTCCCAGCCAGCACCCGGGCCTGGAAGAGCCCCAG CAGCGACAGTCTGGCTGTTTGGGGCAGCTGCAGGACTGA
- the CCR10 gene encoding C-C chemokine receptor type 10, whose translation MKTEPTEQDSWGPYSGDDNEAYSSEPLPELCYKADVQAFSRAFQPSASLTVAALGLAGNGLVLATHLAARREARSPTSAHLLQLALADFLLALTLPFAAAGALQGWNLGSATCRAISGLYSASFHAGFLFLACISADRYLAIARALPARPRLSVPGRAHLVSGVVWLLSLLLALPALLYSQDARREGLRHCRLIFPEGLTQTVKGASAVAQVVLGFALPLGVMAACYALLGRTLLAARGPERRRALRVVVALVAAFVVLQLPYSLALLLDTADLLTARERSCSASKRKDLALLVTGGLALARCCLNPVLYAFLGLRFRQDLRRLLRGGGCSPESPPGGRCPCGPRLSSCSAPTETHSLSF comes from the coding sequence GACTCCTGGGGACCCTACTCTGGGGATGATAACGAGGCATATTCCTCTGAGCCGCTGCCTGAGCTCTGCTACAAGGCAGATGTCCAGGCTTTCAGCAGGGCCTTCCAACCCAGTGCCTCCCTGACGGTGGCTGCGCTGGGTCTAGCAGGCAATGGCTTGGTTCTGGCCACCCACCTGGCGGCCCGTCGGGAGGCCCGCTCGCCCACTTCAGCCCACCTACTCCAGCTGGCTCTGGCCGACttcctgctggcattgaccctGCCCTTTGCCGCGGCAGGAGCTCTGCAGGGCTGGAACCTGGGCAGTGCCACCTGCCGTGCCATCTCGGGCCTCTACTCAGCTTCCTTCCACGCCGGCTTCCTCTTCCTGGCCTGTATCAGCGCCGACCGCTACTTGGCCATTGCGCGAGCCCTCCCAGCCAGGCCGCGGCTCTCGGTTCCAGGCCGAGCGCACCTGGTCTCAGGCGTCGTGTGGCTGCTGTCACTGCTCTTGGCGCTGCCCGCGCTCCTTTACAGCCAGGACGCGCGGCGCGAAGGCCTGCGGCACTGCCGCCTCATCTTCCCCGAGGGTCTCACGCAGACGGTGAAGGGGGCAAGTGCGGTGGCGCAGGTGGTCCTGGGCTTCGCGCTGCCGCTGGGCGTCATGGCGGCCTGCTACGCGCTCCTGGGCCGCACGCTGCTGGCCGCCAGGGGGCCCGAGCGCCGGCGCGCGCTGCGCGTCGTGGTGGCCCTGGTGGCGGCCTTCGTGGTGCTGCAGCTGCCCTACAGCCTCGCCCTGCTGCTGGACACCGCCGACCTGCTAACCGCCCGCGAGCGGAGCTGCTCGGCGAGCAAGCGCAAGGACCTAGCTCTGTTGGTGACCGGCGGCTTGGCCCTGGCCCGCTGCTGCCTGAACCCGGTGCTCTACGCCTTTCTGGGGCTGCGTTTCCGCCAAGACCTCCGGAGGCTGCTGCGGGGTGGGGGCTGCAGTCCAGAGTCTCCCCCCGGAGGTCGCTGCCCCTGCGGGCCCCGCCTGTCTTCCTGCTCGGCTCCCACTGAGACCCACAGTCTCTCCTTCTAG